The following proteins are encoded in a genomic region of Lachnospiraceae bacterium KM106-2:
- a CDS encoding YicC family protein — protein sequence MIKSMTGFGRSEYATKDRKIVVEIKSVNHRYCDISIKMPKKLSFFETSIRNLLKKYIQRGKVDVFITYEDYTENKVCVKYNEDIAREYFNQLVKMSEEFGIENDVKATALSRYPEVLTLEEQTIDEEELWTFMEKAIVEASEKFVKTRIEEGERLKTDIFAKLDGMNELVSFIEKRSPEIVAAYRDRIIEKVNELLGDNKVDEVVMATEITMFADKICVDEETVRLRSHISSMEETLEEGVGIGRKLDFIAQEMNREANTILSKANDLEVSNKAINLKTEIEKIREQIQNIE from the coding sequence ATGATTAAGAGTATGACTGGTTTTGGCCGTAGTGAATATGCGACAAAAGACCGTAAAATAGTAGTTGAAATTAAGTCTGTGAATCACAGATATTGTGATATATCTATTAAAATGCCTAAGAAGTTAAGCTTTTTTGAAACATCCATTCGTAATTTACTAAAAAAATATATTCAACGTGGTAAAGTAGATGTCTTTATTACATATGAAGACTATACTGAGAATAAAGTTTGTGTAAAATATAATGAAGACATTGCAAGAGAATACTTTAATCAACTTGTTAAGATGAGCGAAGAATTTGGAATTGAGAATGATGTAAAGGCAACTGCATTATCTCGTTACCCTGAAGTGCTCACATTAGAAGAGCAAACGATTGATGAAGAAGAGTTGTGGACTTTCATGGAGAAAGCGATTGTTGAAGCATCTGAGAAATTCGTGAAGACTCGTATTGAAGAGGGCGAACGATTAAAGACTGATATTTTTGCGAAACTTGATGGGATGAATGAGCTAGTATCTTTTATCGAAAAACGCTCTCCAGAAATAGTTGCTGCATATCGCGACAGGATCATTGAGAAAGTAAATGAATTATTAGGTGATAATAAAGTTGATGAAGTCGTAATGGCTACAGAGATTACCATGTTTGCTGATAAAATCTGCGTGGATGAGGAAACCGTAAGATTACGTTCTCATATCAGCAGTATGGAGGAAACCCTTGAAGAAGGTGTTGGTATCGGACGTAAGCTTGATTTTATTGCTCAGGAAATGAACCGTGAAGCAAATACGATATTATCGAAAGCAAATGATTTAGAGGTTTCTAATAAAGCAATTAATCTTAAGACAGAAATTGAAAAAATACGCGAACAAATTCAAAATATTGAATAG
- a CDS encoding ABC transporter, ATP-binding protein, whose translation MSILNVTKLSHGFGDRAIFQDVSFRLLKGEHIGLIGANGEGKSTFFNIVTGKLMPDEGNIEWAKNVRIGYLDQHTVLEKGMTIRDVLKGAFNYLYELEQKSNEICNKMADANEEELAKMMEEFGEIQDTLDSNDFYIIDSKIDEIARAFGLDQIGLDRDVTDLSGGQRTKVLLGKLLLEKPDILLLDEPTNYLDVEHIEWLKRYLQEYENAFILISHDIPFLNSVVNLIYHMENQELNRYVGDYDKFQEVYAMKKSQLEAAYKRQQQEINQLQDFVARNKARVSTRNMAMSRQKKLDKMDLIELAEEKPKPEFNFKEARAASRYIFQTTNLVIGYNEPLSQPLNLSMERGQKIVLTGANGIGKTTLLKSILGLIPPLSGNVTLGDYLELGYFEQEMTGAKNNTCIEELWKEFPGFTQYEVRSALAKCGLTTKHIESQVRVLSGGEQAKVRLCKLINRDSNVLLLDEPTNHLDADAKDELKRALKAYKGSILLICHEPDFYDGLATEVWDCSAWSTKI comes from the coding sequence ATGAGTATATTAAATGTAACCAAACTAAGCCATGGATTTGGCGATCGTGCCATCTTTCAAGATGTTAGCTTCCGTTTACTAAAAGGCGAACATATTGGTTTAATTGGTGCAAATGGTGAAGGTAAATCTACCTTCTTTAATATTGTTACAGGTAAATTAATGCCCGATGAAGGTAATATCGAATGGGCAAAGAATGTACGTATCGGCTATTTAGATCAGCATACCGTACTAGAAAAAGGAATGACAATTCGTGATGTCCTTAAAGGAGCGTTCAACTATTTATATGAGTTAGAACAAAAATCCAATGAAATCTGTAACAAGATGGCAGATGCAAATGAAGAAGAACTTGCTAAGATGATGGAAGAATTCGGTGAGATCCAAGACACTTTGGACAGCAATGATTTCTATATCATCGACTCTAAGATCGACGAAATTGCTCGTGCCTTTGGTTTAGATCAAATCGGCTTAGACCGTGACGTAACTGATTTAAGTGGTGGTCAGAGAACAAAAGTATTATTAGGCAAGTTATTACTTGAAAAACCTGATATCCTGCTTCTTGATGAGCCTACCAACTACTTAGATGTGGAACACATTGAATGGTTGAAGAGATATTTACAAGAATACGAAAATGCTTTTATTTTAATCTCTCATGATATTCCATTTTTAAATAGTGTAGTAAACTTAATCTACCATATGGAAAATCAAGAATTAAATCGTTATGTTGGTGATTATGATAAATTCCAAGAAGTTTACGCTATGAAAAAGTCTCAATTAGAAGCAGCTTACAAGCGTCAACAGCAAGAGATCAACCAACTTCAAGATTTCGTTGCCAGAAATAAAGCTAGAGTATCAACTCGAAATATGGCAATGAGCCGTCAAAAGAAATTAGATAAGATGGATCTGATCGAACTAGCTGAAGAAAAGCCAAAACCAGAATTCAACTTTAAAGAAGCTCGTGCAGCCAGCCGTTATATCTTCCAGACAACAAATCTTGTGATCGGTTATAACGAACCACTTAGCCAGCCGCTTAACTTATCCATGGAACGTGGACAAAAGATCGTATTGACTGGTGCAAATGGTATCGGTAAAACAACATTATTAAAGAGTATCTTAGGCCTAATCCCTCCTCTTTCTGGTAATGTTACTCTTGGTGACTATTTAGAGCTTGGTTATTTTGAACAAGAAATGACCGGTGCGAAAAATAACACTTGTATCGAAGAACTTTGGAAAGAGTTCCCTGGATTCACTCAGTACGAAGTACGAAGTGCTCTTGCGAAGTGTGGTCTTACAACAAAACACATTGAAAGTCAAGTTCGCGTTCTTAGTGGTGGAGAACAAGCAAAAGTACGTCTCTGTAAATTGATTAATCGCGATAGCAATGTATTATTACTAGACGAACCTACCAACCATTTAGATGCGGATGCAAAAGACGAATTAAAACGTGCTCTTAAAGCATACAAAGGCAGTATCTTGTTAATCTGCCATGAACCAGACTTCTACGATGGTTTAGCGACCGAAGTATGGGATTGTTCCGCTTGGTCAACTAAAATATAA
- a CDS encoding signal peptidase I, with protein sequence MKKEPVSVKKASPLKQTVHMIAYFLSIIVLALLINTFVIGNVRVEGGSMLNTLKEDDRLVLEKITYYHENPSRYDIVVFKPTAYPGKYFIKRVIGLPGETIQVMNGDVYINGKKIKENYLDQKTVDGGLAAQPIKLGEDEYFVMGDNREISRDSRREDVGLIHKSQIQGKVVCRFWPLSKMGSVK encoded by the coding sequence GTGAAGAAGGAACCAGTTAGTGTGAAAAAGGCGTCGCCATTAAAACAGACAGTACATATGATTGCTTATTTCCTTTCGATCATTGTATTAGCATTACTGATCAATACATTTGTAATCGGAAATGTAAGAGTAGAGGGAGGATCTATGTTGAATACACTAAAAGAAGATGATCGATTGGTGTTAGAAAAGATAACCTATTATCATGAGAATCCATCTAGATATGATATTGTTGTATTTAAACCTACTGCTTATCCAGGAAAGTATTTTATTAAGCGTGTAATTGGTCTTCCAGGAGAGACAATTCAGGTTATGAATGGTGATGTCTATATTAATGGTAAGAAAATAAAGGAGAATTATCTGGATCAAAAGACCGTAGATGGTGGTCTTGCTGCGCAACCGATTAAACTTGGTGAGGATGAGTATTTTGTCATGGGGGATAATCGAGAAATTAGTCGTGATAGCAGAAGAGAAGATGTAGGATTAATTCATAAAAGCCAGATTCAAGGAAAAGTTGTATGTCGATTTTGGCCATTGTCAAAAATGGGGAGTGTCAAATAA
- a CDS encoding membrane protein, which produces MIVSGAVFVGIILLQILYLLFVTKAYPKTDSFNLLTVAMEAAREGKLVLQNETGYFAGYTNNYPFAIFLYGFFRLMLFLGIDHLWNAIIVLNVIMIDLAILITYFLVRKLRGKRQAAIAMFLIAFCPTTYVWLTFTYTNTFNLPFCMLLLYMAICYQKREGKVVNTGYILLMGMVAGIGYLVRATMIIPIIAVSIYFVFSLYNQYEGKDRWKNLVRVLGIFLLCFFIITKSFAGYERRFLKDPTMSARLPITHWIMMGLGNDGGFNYDDLAYTQHFVSYEEKQAKTKEKIVERIKTTNLVGLAQRKITRVWADGSDESFTYNQRDTGERSLHRYVNDNRNVLVAIYVQIFRVLTIVGILLAVWHMLRRKVLLQEFLLALSMFGAIVFFLIWEANIKYSISFIFMMLILFEFGLEDTITCLEKFSFSRRVSMRAAAVSIAFLLLIMNLGIMLIKMDHFTNQKATFKNYISNGSRRGDTYYKDGAIRDRVFTQTFLTNQSFNRLRLIGKKLKGGDESTVYTLRLLDSNGAELEKQTFTKKKVRSNGKIEFDCNVGKVKKKQTYLVEITKTAGEKDSIQFGTKHAQEFDYIQNGVFSINGEEQNLDLFVEIFDEIEETYMSKSSYFIKCGLILLLQVGICGSFGILYQNSKRIKKRNET; this is translated from the coding sequence GTGATTGTTTCGGGAGCAGTATTTGTTGGAATCATTCTGTTGCAGATACTCTATTTGCTGTTTGTAACCAAAGCATATCCGAAGACAGATAGTTTTAATTTATTGACAGTCGCTATGGAGGCGGCTCGTGAAGGGAAATTAGTATTGCAAAATGAGACTGGTTATTTTGCAGGGTATACGAACAATTATCCATTTGCAATCTTTCTATATGGATTCTTTCGATTGATGTTATTTTTAGGTATTGATCACCTATGGAATGCCATTATTGTACTGAATGTAATTATGATCGATCTAGCAATCCTAATTACCTATTTCCTTGTTCGAAAATTACGTGGGAAAAGACAGGCAGCGATTGCTATGTTTTTGATCGCATTTTGTCCGACCACTTATGTCTGGCTGACATTTACGTATACCAATACATTTAATCTTCCTTTTTGTATGCTGTTATTATATATGGCGATCTGTTATCAGAAGAGGGAAGGAAAAGTGGTTAATACCGGTTACATTTTGTTGATGGGAATGGTAGCTGGAATTGGTTATCTGGTACGTGCGACTATGATCATTCCGATCATTGCAGTCAGTATTTATTTTGTGTTTTCTCTTTACAATCAATATGAGGGAAAAGATCGATGGAAGAATCTTGTCAGAGTATTAGGAATTTTTCTTCTCTGCTTTTTTATCATTACGAAATCATTTGCAGGGTATGAAAGAAGATTTTTAAAGGATCCAACTATGTCTGCAAGACTGCCGATCACACATTGGATCATGATGGGTCTTGGAAATGACGGTGGATTTAACTATGATGATCTAGCGTATACGCAGCACTTTGTAAGCTATGAAGAAAAGCAGGCAAAGACAAAAGAGAAAATAGTAGAGCGAATCAAGACTACTAACTTAGTAGGTTTGGCTCAAAGAAAAATAACAAGAGTGTGGGCAGATGGCTCTGATGAAAGTTTTACTTATAATCAACGTGATACAGGAGAGCGTTCCCTACATCGTTATGTCAATGATAACCGTAATGTATTGGTAGCGATCTATGTGCAGATCTTTCGTGTGCTGACCATAGTTGGTATCCTGCTAGCAGTATGGCACATGTTACGAAGAAAGGTATTATTACAGGAATTTCTTCTTGCATTATCTATGTTTGGTGCAATTGTATTTTTCTTAATTTGGGAAGCGAATATCAAGTATAGTATCTCATTTATCTTCATGATGCTGATCCTCTTCGAATTTGGACTTGAAGATACGATCACATGCTTAGAGAAGTTCTCGTTTTCAAGACGAGTTAGTATGCGTGCAGCAGCGGTAAGTATTGCTTTCTTATTGTTGATAATGAATCTTGGAATCATGTTGATCAAGATGGATCACTTTACAAACCAGAAAGCAACGTTTAAGAATTATATCTCCAATGGCTCTCGAAGAGGCGACACTTACTATAAAGATGGTGCGATCAGAGATCGTGTCTTTACACAGACGTTTTTAACGAACCAATCCTTTAATCGACTTCGTCTGATTGGTAAGAAATTAAAGGGTGGAGATGAAAGTACAGTCTATACATTGCGTCTACTTGATTCAAATGGAGCAGAGTTAGAGAAACAAACTTTTACAAAGAAAAAGGTACGTTCTAACGGAAAGATTGAATTCGACTGTAATGTAGGTAAAGTGAAGAAGAAACAGACATATCTGGTTGAAATTACGAAAACAGCCGGAGAGAAAGATTCAATTCAATTTGGTACCAAACATGCACAGGAATTTGACTATATTCAAAATGGTGTCTTTAGCATTAATGGAGAAGAACAGAACTTAGATCTATTTGTTGAAATATTTGACGAAATAGAAGAAACGTATATGAGCAAATCTAGTTATTTCATAAAATGTGGTTTAATCCTTTTGTTACAGGTCGGAATATGTGGAAGCTTTGGGATTCTGTATCAAAATAGTAAGAGAATAAAAAAACGGAATGAGACCTAA
- a CDS encoding DNA-directed RNA polymerase omega subunit, producing MLHPSYTDLMRAVNSEVEPGEEPVVNSRYSIVLATSKRARQIIAGEEPLVNAKCPKPLSIAIDELYNGKVKIVSDDEEMQED from the coding sequence ATGTTACATCCATCATACACAGATCTTATGAGAGCAGTTAATAGCGAAGTTGAACCAGGGGAAGAACCAGTAGTAAACTCAAGATACTCAATCGTTCTTGCAACAAGCAAGAGAGCAAGACAAATCATTGCAGGTGAAGAACCATTAGTAAATGCTAAGTGTCCAAAACCTTTATCAATTGCTATTGATGAATTATACAATGGTAAAGTTAAAATCGTTAGCGATGATGAGGAAATGCAAGAAGATTAA
- a CDS encoding fibronectin/fibrinogen-binding protein, giving the protein MALDGIVISNLVHELRTNLIGGRINKIAQPEKDELLLTIKNNREQHRLLISASASLPLIYLTKDNKPSPITAPNFCMLLRKHLNSAKIINITQPSLERIIDIEIEHLNELGDVCTKYLVVEIMGKHSNIIFVDDKKMIIDSIKHISGMVSSVREVLPGRPYFIPQTVDKLDPHSLTKEHFLEKVLAKPLPLMKAIYTSLTGFSPIMANELCHRASLDADMSTSALTEIEQVHLYHQFTLLMEDIGNNSFHPNIVYKGDEPIEFASVPLSCYGASSSKEFGSISEVLENFYAMKNTITRIRQKSSDLRRVLNHAIDRTRKKYELQLKQLKDTEKRDKYRIYGEMINTYGYELTEGSKQLTCLNYYTNEEVTIPLDPTLSPMENSKKFFNKYNKLKRTFEALTTQSEESYEELTHLESISAALDIALEEEDLVELKEEMMDYGYIKRKYSSKKGMKKIKITSKPFHYLSSDGFHMYVGKNNYQNEELTFKFANGGDWWFHAKGCAGSHVIVKTEGKELPDATFEEAGRLAGYYSKGKEAPKVEIDYTQRKHIKKPNAAKPGYVIYHTNYSLLIEPNINGIEKIN; this is encoded by the coding sequence ATGGCATTAGACGGTATCGTTATATCAAATCTCGTTCATGAATTAAGAACTAATTTAATAGGTGGACGTATCAATAAAATCGCTCAGCCGGAAAAGGATGAGCTTCTTTTAACCATTAAAAATAATAGAGAGCAACATCGTCTCTTAATCAGTGCAAGTGCATCACTTCCTCTTATCTATCTTACTAAAGATAATAAGCCAAGCCCGATCACCGCACCCAACTTCTGTATGCTGCTAAGGAAGCATCTCAACAGTGCTAAGATCATCAATATTACACAGCCAAGTTTAGAGAGGATCATCGATATTGAGATCGAACACTTAAATGAACTTGGTGATGTCTGTACCAAATATCTCGTTGTTGAGATCATGGGAAAACATAGTAATATCATCTTTGTGGACGATAAAAAGATGATCATCGATAGTATCAAGCACATTTCCGGTATGGTAAGTTCGGTTCGTGAAGTTCTTCCCGGACGTCCTTATTTTATTCCTCAGACAGTAGACAAGCTAGATCCTCACAGCCTGACGAAAGAACATTTCTTAGAAAAGGTATTAGCAAAACCACTTCCACTAATGAAAGCAATTTATACCTCTTTAACAGGATTTAGTCCGATCATGGCAAATGAACTCTGCCACAGAGCATCCTTAGATGCTGATATGTCAACCAGCGCTCTGACTGAGATCGAACAGGTACACCTTTATCATCAATTCACTCTTCTTATGGAAGATATCGGGAACAATTCCTTCCATCCGAATATCGTCTATAAAGGAGACGAACCGATTGAATTCGCCAGTGTCCCCCTAAGCTGTTATGGAGCTTCCTCATCAAAAGAGTTTGGTTCCATTTCTGAGGTACTAGAAAATTTCTATGCAATGAAAAATACGATCACAAGAATCAGACAGAAATCTTCTGATCTAAGACGTGTCTTAAACCACGCGATCGATCGTACTCGTAAGAAATATGAATTACAGTTAAAGCAGCTAAAAGATACGGAAAAACGTGATAAATATCGCATCTACGGGGAAATGATCAACACTTACGGTTATGAACTTACAGAAGGAAGCAAACAGCTTACCTGCTTAAATTACTATACCAATGAAGAGGTTACGATTCCCTTAGATCCAACCCTATCTCCAATGGAGAATTCAAAGAAATTCTTCAATAAATATAATAAGCTAAAGCGTACGTTTGAAGCACTTACCACTCAGTCGGAAGAAAGCTATGAAGAGTTAACTCATCTAGAAAGTATCTCTGCTGCCCTTGATATCGCTTTGGAAGAGGAAGATCTCGTAGAATTAAAAGAAGAGATGATGGATTATGGATATATTAAGAGAAAATACTCCTCTAAAAAAGGAATGAAAAAGATAAAGATCACAAGTAAACCATTTCACTATCTCTCTTCCGATGGTTTCCATATGTATGTGGGTAAAAATAATTATCAAAATGAAGAGTTGACCTTTAAATTCGCCAATGGGGGTGATTGGTGGTTCCATGCTAAAGGTTGCGCCGGTTCCCATGTTATTGTAAAAACAGAAGGGAAAGAACTTCCAGATGCTACATTTGAAGAAGCTGGTCGTCTTGCAGGCTACTATTCCAAAGGAAAAGAAGCTCCAAAGGTTGAGATCGATTATACTCAGAGAAAACACATCAAAAAACCAAATGCTGCGAAACCTGGCTATGTAATCTATCACACCAATTATTCCTTATTGATCGAACCGAACATCAACGGAATTGAAAAAATAAATTAG
- a CDS encoding signal peptidase I, translated as MNENDYAKTEMEQPVENKVKVKKSSIALEISLYIAILLICIFIVPKYVIQRTVVDGDSMQTTLMNNDNLMVEKVSYRFSNPSRFDVIVFYPYGKDYNEYYVKRIIGLPGETVKIQGQDIYINGKKIKESYGSTDMDTAGIAADGIKLKDDEYFVLGDNRLVSKDSRYAEVGPVKKENIAGKVLFRIWPLDKIGTIQ; from the coding sequence ATGAATGAAAATGACTACGCTAAAACAGAAATGGAGCAACCTGTAGAGAACAAGGTGAAAGTAAAGAAATCTAGTATTGCACTTGAGATTTCATTATATATCGCTATCCTATTGATCTGTATCTTTATTGTACCGAAATATGTGATCCAAAGAACGGTTGTCGATGGAGATTCCATGCAGACTACATTGATGAACAATGATAATCTGATGGTAGAAAAGGTAAGTTACCGTTTTAGCAATCCATCAAGATTTGATGTTATTGTATTCTATCCATATGGAAAAGATTATAATGAGTATTATGTAAAGCGTATTATTGGTCTGCCTGGAGAGACTGTTAAGATTCAAGGACAGGATATCTACATTAATGGTAAGAAGATCAAAGAAAGTTATGGCTCTACCGATATGGATACAGCAGGAATTGCTGCTGATGGGATTAAGTTAAAGGACGATGAGTATTTTGTTCTAGGGGATAATCGTTTAGTCAGCAAGGACAGTCGATATGCCGAAGTTGGACCGGTAAAAAAAGAAAATATAGCAGGTAAAGTGTTATTTAGAATTTGGCCGTTAGATAAGATCGGTACAATTCAATAA
- a CDS encoding HAD-superfamily hydrolase, with translation MAYEVLVLDIDGTVTNSDKIVTDATLKAIFAIQERGHKVVLASGRPTPGILPIAKQLKLDEYGGYILSYNGAKIINCKTDEIIYNKTLPNSFLPKVFAASKEFNTGLISYEEGAIISAREVDKYVELEAKINHLPVKVVDDFGSHIDFDVNKCLMTGDGEHMAKVEEIMKDRFGSELNIYRSEPFFLEIMPQHIDKAHSLGHLLDHLGLSREQMISCGDGYNDLSMIQYAGMGVAMANAQQVVKEAADYITLSNDEDGVAHVIKEFMI, from the coding sequence ATGGCTTACGAAGTATTAGTATTAGATATCGATGGTACCGTTACCAATTCCGACAAAATTGTTACCGATGCTACGCTAAAAGCAATCTTTGCGATCCAAGAACGTGGTCATAAAGTCGTTCTTGCTTCTGGCAGACCAACGCCAGGAATCTTACCGATCGCAAAACAATTAAAATTAGACGAATATGGCGGTTATATTTTATCTTACAATGGTGCCAAGATCATCAATTGTAAAACCGACGAAATTATATATAACAAAACATTACCTAACAGTTTTCTTCCAAAAGTATTTGCTGCCAGCAAGGAATTTAATACTGGTCTTATCTCATACGAAGAAGGCGCGATCATTTCTGCAAGAGAAGTGGACAAGTATGTTGAACTAGAAGCTAAGATCAATCACCTTCCTGTTAAAGTGGTAGATGACTTCGGCAGCCATATTGATTTTGATGTAAATAAATGCTTAATGACTGGTGACGGCGAACATATGGCGAAAGTAGAAGAAATCATGAAAGATCGCTTTGGCAGCGAGCTCAACATCTATCGTTCCGAACCATTTTTCCTTGAAATCATGCCGCAACATATTGATAAAGCACATTCCCTTGGTCATCTTCTTGATCATCTTGGTCTCTCAAGAGAGCAAATGATCAGCTGTGGAGATGGATATAACGACTTATCCATGATCCAATATGCCGGTATGGGTGTTGCGATGGCAAATGCTCAACAAGTTGTAAAAGAAGCCGCAGACTACATCACCTTATCCAATGATGAAGATGGTGTCGCACATGTGATCAAAGAATTTATGATATAA
- a CDS encoding cystathionine gamma-synthase → MKNFSNYNDYSRKEDLHFESKAVHGALGNDPMTGAVSFPIFQTATFRHKGLGESTGFDYTRLQNPTRQELERTMAILEEGLEGFALSSGQAANMAIFTILNPGDHVLLSDDIYGGTYRIGEDIFTKYGATFTYVDMSDLEEVKANITDRTRMFFIETPTNPMMHVADIKAISEIAKSVGALTVVDNTFLTPYFQKPLTLGADIVVHSGTKYIGGHNDTIAGLVVVKTQELADHMRLQLKSHGNGLAPLDSWLLLRGVKTLALRMEKHNENAMKVANWLRTQEKVTKVFYVGFPDHKDYEVTKRQTSGFGGMISFNVDSFETVKKVLKNVDMIMFAESLGGTETLITYPRTQTHESIKEETRQKLGITDTFLRLSVGIEHADDIIRDLDQALNS, encoded by the coding sequence ATGAAGAATTTTAGTAACTATAACGACTACAGCAGAAAAGAAGACTTACACTTTGAGTCTAAAGCAGTGCATGGTGCCCTAGGCAATGATCCGATGACAGGAGCAGTAAGCTTCCCGATATTCCAGACAGCAACTTTTCGTCATAAAGGACTTGGAGAATCAACCGGATTCGATTACACAAGATTACAGAATCCAACTAGACAAGAATTAGAACGTACGATGGCTATCTTGGAAGAAGGGCTTGAAGGATTTGCGTTATCAAGCGGACAAGCAGCGAATATGGCAATTTTTACAATTTTAAATCCAGGAGATCATGTATTACTATCCGATGATATTTACGGTGGAACTTACCGTATCGGTGAAGATATCTTTACCAAGTATGGTGCAACATTTACTTATGTAGATATGTCTGATCTCGAAGAAGTAAAAGCAAATATTACTGATAGAACTAGAATGTTTTTCATTGAAACGCCAACGAATCCAATGATGCACGTAGCTGATATTAAAGCAATCTCAGAGATTGCAAAGAGTGTCGGTGCATTAACAGTTGTAGATAATACATTCTTAACACCATATTTCCAAAAACCACTTACGCTTGGAGCGGATATTGTTGTTCATAGTGGTACGAAATATATTGGCGGCCATAATGATACGATCGCAGGACTTGTTGTAGTAAAGACACAAGAATTAGCAGATCATATGAGATTACAACTTAAGAGTCATGGAAATGGACTTGCGCCTCTTGATTCTTGGTTATTATTGCGAGGAGTTAAGACATTAGCACTTCGTATGGAGAAGCACAATGAAAATGCGATGAAAGTGGCAAACTGGCTTCGTACTCAAGAGAAAGTAACAAAAGTATTCTATGTTGGTTTCCCTGACCACAAAGATTATGAAGTAACAAAGAGACAGACTTCCGGATTCGGTGGTATGATCTCATTTAATGTAGATAGTTTTGAGACAGTGAAAAAGGTCTTAAAAAATGTGGATATGATCATGTTTGCAGAAAGCCTTGGCGGTACAGAAACATTGATTACGTACCCAAGAACGCAGACACATGAATCGATCAAAGAAGAGACAAGACAGAAACTTGGTATAACAGATACGTTTTTAAGATTATCCGTAGGTATCGAACATGCGGATGATATTATTAGAGATTTAGACCAGGCTTTAAATTCATAA
- a CDS encoding guanylate kinase, with translation MNRKGILTVVSGFSGAGKGTLMKKLLSEYNEYGLSISATTRKPREGEVHGREYFFLTTDEFESMINNNELFEWAQYVGNYYGTPKAYVEEQLDQGKDVILEIEIQGALKVKEQYPDALLLFVTPPSATELKNRLVGRGTEDMATIEKRLSRAVEEAVYMDCYDYIIVNDDLEQCVKRTHSIIQSEHSKTSKNKEFMQEIKEQLKEFKEGDL, from the coding sequence ATGAATAGAAAAGGAATATTAACAGTAGTATCTGGCTTTTCCGGAGCAGGAAAAGGCACACTAATGAAAAAATTATTGAGTGAGTACAATGAATACGGATTGAGTATTTCTGCTACTACAAGAAAGCCTCGTGAAGGCGAAGTGCATGGTAGAGAATATTTCTTTTTGACAACAGATGAATTTGAGAGTATGATAAATAATAATGAGCTTTTTGAGTGGGCACAATATGTAGGGAACTATTATGGAACACCAAAAGCTTATGTGGAAGAGCAATTGGATCAAGGAAAAGATGTTATTTTAGAAATCGAGATTCAAGGAGCCCTCAAGGTGAAGGAACAATATCCGGATGCCTTATTACTTTTTGTAACTCCACCATCGGCAACTGAATTAAAGAATCGTTTGGTTGGTCGTGGAACAGAAGACATGGCAACAATTGAAAAAAGATTAAGCCGTGCCGTAGAAGAAGCCGTTTACATGGATTGCTATGATTATATCATTGTCAATGATGATCTAGAACAGTGTGTGAAGAGAACACACTCCATCATTCAGAGTGAGCATAGCAAAACATCTAAAAATAAAGAATTTATGCAAGAAATTAAGGAACAATTAAAAGAGTTTAAGGAAGGAGATCTTTAA